A stretch of the Malus domestica chromosome 08, GDT2T_hap1 genome encodes the following:
- the LOC114823024 gene encoding uncharacterized protein — translation MHVGGPNSSHNNAWRNCEALLNQKQHIETVISKQTNQDQIDYRTQLGASIGVSRILFQQGLPFRGHDESENSLNQGNFLKILWWLRHYNEGIKAVTLENAPENLKLTSPDIQKDISSAISYEIINAITSDINDSLFSILVDESRDKSSKEQMAIVLRYVDKGHVIERFVGIEHVADTKASSLKLAIDDFFSRHGLSISKLRGQGYDGASNMQEIGDLFTMVSSVVNVMVASSKRRDILREKHAHVVLEALENNELSSGQGLNQDTTLKRVLGITNDLSQALQKKDQDIVNAMNLINICKGRLQRMRESGWESLFDEVSSFCDKNRIKIPSMDDIFTSGERPNRKAHPITNVHHYRVDLFTDVIDEQLTQLNDRFTEKNTELLLCVACLSPNLKGISDLAQKMVGTKKDHTYPLVYLLLTLALILPVATASVERVFSAMNIVKNTLRNRMSDLWMNDCLVAYIEKDIFNSIEEEAIMQRFQNMKTRQGQLF, via the exons ATGCATGTTGGAGGACCTAATAGTTCTCATAATAATGCTTGGAGAAACTGTGAAGCCTTATTAAACCAAAAGCAACATATTGAAACAGTTATctcaaaacaaactaaccaaGATCAAATTGATTATCGAACTCAATTAGGTGCATCAATTGGTGTTAGTAGAATTCTCTTTCAACAAGGTCTTCCATTTCGTGGGCATGATGAATCTGAAAATTCACTCAACCAAGGAAACTTTCTTAAAATTCTATGGTGGCTACGTCATTATAATGAGGGTATAAAGGCTGTCACGCTAGAAAATGCtcctgaaaatttgaaattgacaTCACCTGATATTCAGAAAGACATCTCAAGTGCTATTTCGTATGAAATCATCAATGCAATCACTAGTGATATTAATGATTCTTTATTTTCCATTCTTGTTGATGAATCACGAGACAAGTCTTCAAAGGAGCAAATGGCCATTGTATTGCGCTATGTGGATAAGGGTCATGTGATAGAGCGCTTTGTAGGTATTGAGCATGTTGCAGATACTAAAGCTTCCTCACTCAAGTTAGCCATTGATGATTTCTTTTCTAGACATGGATTGAGCATATCAAAATTGCGTGGGCAAGGCTATGATGGGGCAAGTAATATGCAAG aAATTGGAGATCTCTTTACTATGGTTTCTTCTGTGGTGAATGTTATGGTGGCATCTTCTAAGCGTCGTGATATTCTTAGAGAGAAACATGCTCATGTAGTTTTGGAAGCACTAGAAAATAATGAGCTTTCAAGTGGACAAGGTTTGAATCAAGATACTACTCTTAAGCGG GTTTTAGGGATCACAAACGATTTATCACAAGCATTGCAAAAGAAggatcaagatattgtgaatgcAATGAACTTGATCAATATATGCAAAGGAAGATTGCAAAGGATGCGAGAAAGTGGTTGGGAATCCTTATTTGATGAAGTTTCATCCTTTTGTGACAAGAACCGTATTAAAATTCCTAGCATGGATGATATTTTTACAAGTGGAGAGCGACCAAACCGAAAAGCTCATCCCATCACAAACGTGCACCATTATCGGGTTGATTTATTCACCGATGTCATAGATGAACAACTCACTCAGTTAAATGATCGATTTACTGAGAAGAATACTGAACTACTTCTTTGTGTGGCATGTTTAAGTCCAA ATTTGAAAGGAATTAGTGATCTTGCACAAAAGATGGTTGGAACCAAGAAAGATCATACTTATCCGTTAGTGTACTTGCTTTTGACACTGGCACTCATCTTACCGGTTGCAACAGCAAGTGTAGAGAGAGTCTTTTCTGCTATGAACATTGTTAAGAACACCTTACGCAATCGAATGAGTGATTTGTGGATGAACGATTGTTTGGTTGCTTATATTGAAAAGGATATTTTTAATAGTATAGAGGAGGAGGCTATCATGCAACggtttcaaaatatgaaaactcGTCAAGgacaattattttaa